The DNA segment ACGAATAAACCAGCAATAATCGAAAATCCTAGTGACCACTCTCGTAACCAATTAAGTTGATGTTTGTTGGCAAGTGAAGTTGAAATGATCATCGTTATACTCGCTGTAATGACAACCAAGATGTAGGCGAAACCTTTGATCATTTCAGCACTTGCTAAATTACCGAAGGCTGCAACCATCGCCGCAGTTGTGACAACCATCATCGTTTTTTTACTTTTTTCACTTTTATTTGTTACTTTTTTCTCTACCTTACTCATCGACTTAGTGGCCAAAGCGGTAAATACTAACCAACCTACTCCTCCAAGACATAAGGTCCAGGCAACGGTGGTAAATGCTTGATAGTTAAAATCGGAACTGCCCAAGCCAGTCCCATAGGCATCCGCACCAAGACTCGCTCCCACGGATTCTATTGGAGCAGAACCAATAATTCCAATTCTCATTAAAGTGAGGGGATCCCCAAGGAGCGGAATAAGAGAAATAGCGACGATTATTATCGCAAACGAAGGACCTATTGCTGCAATGGCTCCCGTTTTAAGTGCGCTATGTACTTCCTCCGTACTCATGCCTATCTCTTTGCTTGTTTTAGCAGCCAACATGATAAACTTTATAGCCTGAAAAACAACAATAGCCAGAACGAGTGTTGCAATGATCCAAACTATACCACTATTAGCTAACCTCATTACCTCTTCCAAAAATCATCGCCTCTTTTCTAAAAAAGTTTAATTAATCTACACCACTCTTGCGGGTGATGGTCCAACTAGAAAATCATGTAAGCACTTACATTTAACCCTTAGATATTTTCAAACTATTCAGTTTACTATACAATTAGGATGATGAGAATACAATGTATATTTATCTATAATTTATAATGATTATATGTAGGTTTTTACATTGCGTGAGGAGAGGAATAGATGAGTACGCTTGAATATGGGTACCGCTTTTTAAAGAGCAAGTTAAAAAATAACAACTTTTGTATTTGGAGTTATGACTACTATAAAAATGATATTTATTTAATGTATGATTCTGGTCACCAAAAGGGTGCACCACCGAGTTTTCCCAAGTCCCCACCCGGTGATTCTAGGTATAAAATAAAAAGGCAGCACAATAAAGTAACTTTGTATTTTTATTACGAACAGGGAACTCAGGTAGCGATTTGTATTTTTCACGACTCATTTCCACTGACGAACGAGGACGTGGAGCACGCCTATCACCTCATGCGTGTATTCGATCTTGAACAAACGATCCAACTAAAAACAACAGAAATGAAGACAATGGTGGATAGCATTCGTTCGATCACCTCCACCCTCCATCTTGATCAAGTGTTGGAAAACATTATTAGGAATGCGTTAAAGGTAATCCCGGCAGCAGATGCAGGCTATTTAATGCTTTATGATCCTGATGAGAAAAAACTAAAGTCGAAAGCCCCTGTAGGATTTAATGACTTAATTTATCAATTTAATGTAAAAGTAGGTGAAGCCATCACAGGGAAGGTTTTTGAAGACGGAAAAGGGAGGATCTTCAATTCCCGAAAAGAGCTTTTTGATGAGATGCATACAAACAATATATCAGCTGAAAACCTTCAGTATATTATTCATTCATCCAAATTTACTGAGGGAGCCATCTGTGTTCCTATCTCAATTGATGAAGAAAGAATCGGTGTAATGATTATTCACCAGTGGAAAATCAAGCGAAAACTGACTGAACATGATTTAAATTTGTTACAAGGTTTTGCCGTACAGGCAGCCATTGCCATCCAAAATGCCCGATTTCACACAGAAACCAGCCAGAGACTCGAGGAAATTACGGCATTAAGTAGTGAGTTAACAAAAAAAAATTCACAACTGGAACAACGGCAGGAAGTCCATGAAACATTAATGAGCATTTCTTTGAGAAATAAAGGAATGAATCTGCTGGTTGATGAGCTGGAAAAAATGATTGATAGGAAAGTATGGTTATTTAACGGCCTTGACAATACGTTTTATTCTACTGATCCAAGTTCAATACCATATTTCAGCATATTTGAGGTTAAAACAATTTTTTCGAAGAAACGCCAGGCTGTTCACGTGAAAGTCGTTGTACAAACGGAGAATATGTTTTATTTATTCCCCATTTATAATGGGTCTGTGTTTCTTGGCTGCCTAATCATCCAACTAAACCATTCACTTTCTAAATCTGACCGAATTACACTTGAACAAGGCAGCTCGGTTATAGCGTTGGAGTTAGTAAAAAAACAGACAGTTACAACTATTTACAACCGAAAAACCTATGAGAAATTTCAAGAGTTACTCCAGTGTGAAGATCTTTCCCACTTGCGGAAATTAGGAAAAGAGTCTGGTCTCAATCCGTCTTCCTATTGGATGATTTGCATCCTAGAAATACCAAAGTATTCCGTTGATACTCAGTATTTAGATGTAGCCATATATCAACTCATTTCTGGCGTAAATACAGAATTTCCCTCTACAGAAAAACTGGCCTATGGTTTTTATAACAAAGTAATTTTACTGATCTCGCTTCCAGGACCAGCCGAATTAAAGCGTATTCATGAAAGGCTGTATGTGGTGAGAGAAGAATGGAAGAACACCGATAGTCAGATCCTTCGCGGCGGGCTAAGTAATGTTTATGATGGGCTTGAGAATATCCAGAAATGCTATGAGGAGGCCAATAAAACCTTGGATTATCTAAATCATCGCAACAGGACAGAAATTATTCGGTATGAAGACATTGGATTAAATCGATTATTTTTAAACCAGCCTACAGAAGAAATTGAACAATTTATTAATGAAACGCTCTCGCCCCTCTCCCCTACTAACGAGAAGCATAAGGAGCTGGAAGAAACGTTGCTTATCTACATGGAGCTGAACCGTTCTGCCAATAAAACAGCTGATCATCTTCATATTCACATTAATACACTTTATCAACGATTAAAAAAAATTGAAGACTTACTGAATATTGATTTACGTGATAGTGAAGATATGTTGGAAATACAGCTTGCTTGCCATCTCAAAAGATCTCATATGGCTGTACTCAGAAACTAAATAAAAATCGAGTTCTACGAGTTAACTTTAGCCAGGGATAATCCCTTGGTTGAGGAGTTGCTCTATTTGCTCTTCGTAAACATATTTTGCTGTCATGAAATCGTCTTAAAATCGTTTAAGGCGATTTTGTTTGTTAAACCTCTGTTGTTATATTTAATGATTTAAGGTCTTCATTTACTCCAATTTATCCCTCAATTACATCATGCATCGCCTCCAATAATTTCCTTTTTTAGTAGCGCAAGAAAGATCCTTACTGTAAAATTGTTAGTATATGGGAGGGGAAATGTAAGATTACGAGAGAATTTGTATAACCAAACGCTAATTTAATAAATACATCTGAAAATTCTAAACACAAAAACTCACTCATAATGCGTGAATAGCTCTAAGTAAATGAAAATGGATTGATTCGTTCTATAAAGACCTATTTTAAACTCATTAATTTAATATAAGGGGATCTCATTATGAATGAAGGGAAGATTATAAAATTTTACCGTGAGCAGTCGGGAATGACACAGGAACAGCTTGGAAAAGGAGTTTGTTCTGTTACGCATATCAGCAAAATTGAACTCGGGCAAACCCATTACTCTCCGGAAATCATAACACTGGTGTCCAAACGTCTCAACATCAATATTAAAGAAGAAATCAATGCTTTTAAAAAGACAAAACAAGGGCTTGACCAATGGCTTAATGCCATGATTATGGAAAGGAAGCAGGAAGTAGAAACCATAAAGAGCGAGTTTGAGAACAATAACATCATTGAAATATCTGAGTATCATTCTTTCTACAAATTACTCTTAGCCAGATACTATCTTTTAAACGAAAAGCACGATGTGGCCTGTGACATCATAAGAATTTTTAAAAAGGGCGATAAAGAACTTCCTCCATATGAAAGCAACCTATATAAACACGTTCTGGGGATCCTTCTTTTAAAAAATCAGGAATATCAGCAAGCCATTGAAACCTTGAAATCGATTAATAATGACACATACAAAAACCCAGAGTATTTTTATCATTTGGCGATTGCTTACGAGGCTAATGACGCTAAGCATATGGCCTACTCCTGTGCTAAAGAAGCGCTTCGATACTTTAAAGAAACAAGTAACTTCTTAAGAATCATCGATGTAGAAATGCTTATTTTAATTCTGAAAAGTCATGACAAACACCACGATTTCAATGATAGGTGCAGAAAATACGAAGCTTTAATCCAAAGTTGTGAGCTGTGCCATACCTCGGCAAGAAAGGCAGTAATGCTACATAATATGGCTTTCGAATATTTTGTTATAAAGTATTATGAAACAGCGGGAAAACTATACAAACAATCTATGGATCTGAAGGATAAAAAATCGGGCAAATATTTATTGTCCTTAGAGGGGTACATTCAAAGCTGCTTAAAGGGGAGCAAACACCTTCTGGTAAGCTATTAAGCCTTGCTCAAGAAGGGATAGACACGGCTAATGAAATGGAGACGCCATTGTATAGTTATATTCTTAAACTTACCATTTTTTTAATAAAAAAAGAGTACGCAGGGTATTATACCTACTTAAATGACCATGCCTTACCCTTCTTTAAACGATACGGCCATGTTTATTTAATCAAACGATCCGAAAAAGAACTCTTCAACCACTACTCCAAGATCGGTCAATTTAAGAAAGCAGTAGCCCTCGCACAACCCGTCATGAATTATGAAAACTAAAACGACACCGCCATTTGTGTGGCAGTGTCGTTCATAAATAGTTATTGTACGCCTACAGCTTTATACGCCTTCTTCACGGCTTCTACCTCTGCTGAAGATTCACCATAGATCGCTGTCGCAGCTTCGATTGCTGCCTGACGCATCATGCTGAAATCAGATGAAGCTGTTAAGTATTGCGTGTTAGCGAGATAATAGATCTGTTCTGTGGCTTCTCGTCCGACTCCTTCAACAGTAACTCCATAGTGTGTACCACCTTCAGAAATAAGATAGGCTGCTTTGTTGTTAATGCTTGAGTTAATATGAACGCCGCCATTGTCTTCTTCACCGGTGTATTTTTTGCTGTAGTGGTCAGGATAAGGGCCTGTCAGAGCGTTTGTTGCGGAAGCTGGATCTTTCAATGTACGTAAGGCATCCCCTTCAATCTCCGGGGTATAAACATCTTCTCCAATCTTCCAATCTTCACGGTCAACCATGACACCGAGGATATCAGAGATGGATTCATTTAATGCTCCTGATTCGTTTTCGTAAACCAGATCTGAAGTAGTATCTGTGACAGCATGTGTAAGTTCATGGGCGATGACGTCTTTTGCCCCAGATAACGAGATGAACGTCTCCCCGTCTCCGTCACCATACATCATTTGCTTTCCGTTCCATGCCGCATTATTCCAGTTTTCACCCACATGGACGGAAGAAATTAATTTCGCTCCTTGATCATCGTAAGAGTCGCGTCCGAATGTTTCTTTGTAGTAATCGTAGACGTCTGCTGCATTTACTTGTGCTGAAACCGCAGCAGAGTCAGAGAAATATTTATGGTCGCTCGTCAGCTCTTCTCCCGTATAATCAGTAAGCTGGGATAGAAGATTGAAAATAAGTGGATCAATATGCTGCGCGTGGAATGTATGAACCCCTTCACCTCTCGTTCCATCAAATAGGAAATAGTTTCCTTCATCGCCCTTGGTCACTTCAAACATCTGTTTATTACCGAGCACACCCTTCCCGAAACCGGTTACGTGATCTATTTCATTAACCATTTGAATAACATTTCCATTCGTAGCGTCAATAAAATAGTGCCAATAGCCTGGTTCAGGCTCTGAAGTCGAGGCTTTCACAAGGTAAGTAAGATGAAACTCCCCTTCATGTTCAAAGATATATAGCTTGCTGCTAATATCGCCGTCGTAATTCTCGACATGACCGATTTTCTTATCGATCGCCTGCTTAGTGATTTCTACGGCTTCATCATCTGAAATCGAAGGCTCAGTTGGAATCTTTTTCTCATCAAGGTTAGGGACAACTTGCCCAAAGAAAGATGTCACATGGTTATTTTCATCCAAGGTAATGGTTTGGTCCGACCCATATATAGGTATGTCCTTGTATTGTTCAACAAGTCTGAGATGGTGGGTTCCATTTTTCTTACTCGCTTTTTGCTTTACGACTTTGAAATGTTGTTTCATATCCCCTTTCAACTTAAACAATTTACCGTTAGCTTTCATGAAGGCCAACGCGACTTCCTCTTCACTCAACGGTTCTGTTTTTGTTAAACTCTTTGGTTGCGGTGCTTGCCAGTTTCCAATGATATAGGATGGCGTATTGTATTTCTCGTTGAACTCAACCTTTTTCTCGTCAGCATAGGCGGTTGTGCCTAGTGAGGCAAACCCTCCTAATGCAAGGGATAGTGCCAATGTGGAAGATACTATTTTTTTGTTCACGACAAACCACTCCTTCAGTTTATTTAGGATGAAACATCTTTAGGGATTTAGCTTAATCGACTTATTTATCTCCGCCTTCTCCTTGTGTTGCGTTAAACTCCCAGTCCAGTTCAAGCTGATCGCCCTGGAACATGTTTTGGTCTTCGCCATTATCAACAAACTCAAATTCCACCCATAATTCATTCATCGTACCGGAAGTAAGTCCGCCTTTCTGTTCCCATAGTGGGTCCCATACTTCTCTTTGAACGACATCAGGATCCATATTCTTTAGCTCATGTAGAGTGGTTTGAAAGACAGGTTCACTTTCCTGCTCCCAGTTAAATATGAAATTCACTCTGATATGCTTTCCAAAGTCTGCGGATGCATTGTCACCTTGCGCATCTACTACTGTGTAGTCCGTTAACAGATTCACAGTGTCAATTTTCACGGTTCCGTCATTGGTTAGCTTAAATTCCCGGACCATTTTGTCCCCCGGTTTCAGATTGCTAACATCGATAATCTTCTGAGGATCTACAGATAAATCTAACGTCCCTGCTGCAAACGTATTGCTTGTGGCTTCTGTGTCGCTGAAATATGCGAACGTCCCTCCTCCGATTAACGATATACCAAGTGATGCCGTGACAACACTCATCCCCAATTTTTTCTTCATACCCATATGAATCTCCTCCCAATTGATTGTTATATTAAACTCCTATGTATATGGAAAAATACAAAAGAAGAATAACCAGATTAAACAGATGGACTTTCTTTTTTTCCATCGATCTCTCTTATTGTGTTAAAGATGGAAACGATAGAGTACAAGAATAGAATGATACCAGGCACAACGAGTAATAATGCAGCACCAGCTTTCGAACTTGCATAGCTTAGCAAGTACCCAACATATGGGATGGTAAAATCGACATATTTACCAATGACGTTCTGTGAAAGAACAGGATCTACATCGGCTGATTCGTTATGATCACCTTTTGTGGTATAGATCGATTTTCCGTCTACTTTGTTAGTGTCAATAATTCGGTGTGTAATCACTTTGTCGTCTTCCGCACGGAATGTAATGACATCTCCATTTTCGTATGTCATCCCCTCTTTTGTCGGTTTTATAGCTATA comes from the Halobacillus shinanisalinarum genome and includes:
- the sipW gene encoding signal peptidase I SipW, producing MKKMLKVTSSLLTLLMIGIMICLAIVVISSKASGGEPAIFGYQLKTVLSGSMEPTFQTGSIIAIKPTKEGMTYENGDVITFRAEDDKVITHRIIDTNKVDGKSIYTTKGDHNESADVDPVLSQNVIGKYVDFTIPYVGYLLSYASSKAGAALLLVVPGIILFLYSIVSIFNTIREIDGKKESPSV
- a CDS encoding helix-turn-helix domain-containing protein; its protein translation is MNEGKIIKFYREQSGMTQEQLGKGVCSVTHISKIELGQTHYSPEIITLVSKRLNINIKEEINAFKKTKQGLDQWLNAMIMERKQEVETIKSEFENNNIIEISEYHSFYKLLLARYYLLNEKHDVACDIIRIFKKGDKELPPYESNLYKHVLGILLLKNQEYQQAIETLKSINNDTYKNPEYFYHLAIAYEANDAKHMAYSCAKEALRYFKETSNFLRIIDVEMLILILKSHDKHHDFNDRCRKYEALIQSCELCHTSARKAVMLHNMAFEYFVIKYYETAGKLYKQSMDLKDKKSGKYLLSLEGYIQSCLKGSKHLLVSY
- a CDS encoding helix-turn-helix domain-containing protein gives rise to the protein MSTLEYGYRFLKSKLKNNNFCIWSYDYYKNDIYLMYDSGHQKGAPPSFPKSPPGDSRYKIKRQHNKVTLYFYYEQGTQVAICIFHDSFPLTNEDVEHAYHLMRVFDLEQTIQLKTTEMKTMVDSIRSITSTLHLDQVLENIIRNALKVIPAADAGYLMLYDPDEKKLKSKAPVGFNDLIYQFNVKVGEAITGKVFEDGKGRIFNSRKELFDEMHTNNISAENLQYIIHSSKFTEGAICVPISIDEERIGVMIIHQWKIKRKLTEHDLNLLQGFAVQAAIAIQNARFHTETSQRLEEITALSSELTKKNSQLEQRQEVHETLMSISLRNKGMNLLVDELEKMIDRKVWLFNGLDNTFYSTDPSSIPYFSIFEVKTIFSKKRQAVHVKVVVQTENMFYLFPIYNGSVFLGCLIIQLNHSLSKSDRITLEQGSSVIALELVKKQTVTTIYNRKTYEKFQELLQCEDLSHLRKLGKESGLNPSSYWMICILEIPKYSVDTQYLDVAIYQLISGVNTEFPSTEKLAYGFYNKVILLISLPGPAELKRIHERLYVVREEWKNTDSQILRGGLSNVYDGLENIQKCYEEANKTLDYLNHRNRTEIIRYEDIGLNRLFLNQPTEEIEQFINETLSPLSPTNEKHKELEETLLIYMELNRSANKTADHLHIHINTLYQRLKKIEDLLNIDLRDSEDMLEIQLACHLKRSHMAVLRN
- a CDS encoding CalY family protein, whose translation is MGMKKKLGMSVVTASLGISLIGGGTFAYFSDTEATSNTFAAGTLDLSVDPQKIIDVSNLKPGDKMVREFKLTNDGTVKIDTVNLLTDYTVVDAQGDNASADFGKHIRVNFIFNWEQESEPVFQTTLHELKNMDPDVVQREVWDPLWEQKGGLTSGTMNELWVEFEFVDNGEDQNMFQGDQLELDWEFNATQGEGGDK
- a CDS encoding DUF5058 family protein — protein: MEEVMRLANSGIVWIIATLVLAIVVFQAIKFIMLAAKTSKEIGMSTEEVHSALKTGAIAAIGPSFAIIIVAISLIPLLGDPLTLMRIGIIGSAPIESVGASLGADAYGTGLGSSDFNYQAFTTVAWTLCLGGVGWLVFTALATKSMSKVEKKVTNKSEKSKKTMMVVTTAAMVAAFGNLASAEMIKGFAYILVVITASITMIISTSLANKHQLNWLREWSLGFSIIAGLFVGYFAL
- a CDS encoding M4 family metallopeptidase, with the translated sequence MNKKIVSSTLALSLALGGFASLGTTAYADEKKVEFNEKYNTPSYIIGNWQAPQPKSLTKTEPLSEEEVALAFMKANGKLFKLKGDMKQHFKVVKQKASKKNGTHHLRLVEQYKDIPIYGSDQTITLDENNHVTSFFGQVVPNLDEKKIPTEPSISDDEAVEITKQAIDKKIGHVENYDGDISSKLYIFEHEGEFHLTYLVKASTSEPEPGYWHYFIDATNGNVIQMVNEIDHVTGFGKGVLGNKQMFEVTKGDEGNYFLFDGTRGEGVHTFHAQHIDPLIFNLLSQLTDYTGEELTSDHKYFSDSAAVSAQVNAADVYDYYKETFGRDSYDDQGAKLISSVHVGENWNNAAWNGKQMMYGDGDGETFISLSGAKDVIAHELTHAVTDTTSDLVYENESGALNESISDILGVMVDREDWKIGEDVYTPEIEGDALRTLKDPASATNALTGPYPDHYSKKYTGEEDNGGVHINSSINNKAAYLISEGGTHYGVTVEGVGREATEQIYYLANTQYLTASSDFSMMRQAAIEAATAIYGESSAEVEAVKKAYKAVGVQ